The Planctomycetaceae bacterium genome segment AGGCAGTTTGCTTTCTTCCTGCATTTTCAATTTCTTATGAATTGAAACGGTTGAAGCCGAATTGAAAATCAAAAGTACGCCGACAAGCGTTAAAAGTATCGCCAGTCCAGTCGAAGACACCGCGATACCCGCAATAGCGAAACCTTTGCCCTTGAGTTGTCCGCCGGATTTGTTGATCCTGTTCAGCGCGATAAGTCCGAACACAAGTCCGAGTATCCAGACGATTCCAAAAACCCCGAGAAACGGAAAGCAGCTTACGCTCAATATCATTGAGGTAATCGCCATACCGCTGGTCTTGATTGGCTTACTATATACAAACACTCCGCCGCAGCTTTGGCATATCCCTGCGTTTTCAAGATTATCTGCACCGCATTTTTGACAATACATAATGACCTCCATTTAAGAATGAAGATTAAAGAATTGAAGATTGTGATAAATCTCCCATTGAAGTTATTTTTCAATCTTCAATCTACAATCTTCAATTATAAACCCAAACCCTTTTTATTCAACCTTATTGTTTTTTGAGAAATTCCCTGATTTCCGTCAGCAAATTAATCGCCTGAATCGGCGTGAGATTATTTACATCAAGGCTCTTGATTCTTTCGAGTACATCTTTCTCTTTCTGGTCGAAAAGCATACCCTCTTGCGGTTCTTTTGTCCGCTGTTTTGTTAGTTTTTCGCCGCCGGCCTCTTTTTGGAAGGTATTTTCGAGTTCTGCCAGAATTTCCTTACTGCGTTCGAGGATAGTTTTCGGAATACCCGCAAGTTTCGCCACGTGAATACCGTAGCTCTTATCAGTTCCGCCTGCGACAATTTTGTGCAGGAACACAACTTCGTCCATCCATTCACGAACGGCTACGTTGCAGTTTTTGACATTGACCAAAAGTTCCGCAAGAGCCGTCAATTCGTGATAATGCGTCGCGAACAGCGTCCTGCATTTGAGATGATTTGCGATATGTTCGGTGATCGCCCAGGCAAGTGAAAGCCCGTCATATGTGCTCGTGCCTCTGCCAACCTCATCGAGAATGACTAATGATTTATCCGTCGCATTATTTACGATATTGGCTGTTTCAGTCATCTCAACCATAAACGTCGATTGCCCGCGCACGATTTCATCCGAAGCGCCGACACGTGTAAATATCCTGTCAGCCAAACCGATTACCGCCTGCTTTGCCGGAATAAAACTTCCCGTCTGCGCAAGCAAAACAAGTAATGCGGTCTGCCGAATGAAAGTGCTTTTACCGCTCATATTCGGGCCGGTGATAATCATAACATCGCCTGTGGTGAGCGAAGTCGAACCATCTTTATTACCACTTCCAAGTTCTACGTCATTCGGCACAAACTCGCTGCCAAGAATATCCGCAAGCACCGGATGCTTACCGTCAACGATAACCAGCTCTTTGCCGTTTGTCATTTTAGGCCGCGTATAACCGTGAGAAACCGCCAGATGCGAAAAGGCTGAAATACAGTCGATAGTCGCGACAATTTCCGCCAATGCCATAATCTTCTGAATAAATCCGCAGCACTGCACGCGAAGCTGCTCGAAAATTTTCTGTTCTAACTCAAGACTTTTCTCGCCTGCGGTTAAAATTTTCTCTTCGTATTTTTTCAATTCATCGGTAATGTACCGCTCGGCGTTTTTGATTGTCTGTTTGCGAACATAATCGGCAGGCGCTTTATCGGAATTAGAATTTGATATTTCGATATAATATCCAAAAACGCTGTTGAACCCGACTTTGAGATTGGCAATGCCTGTGCGTTCAATTTCCCGCTGCTGATACTGCGCAAGAAACGACCTGGCATCTTTTGAAATATTTTTAAGCTCGTCAAGTTCGGCGTTGAATCCTGCTTTTATAACGCCTCCGTCGCGCAAATGCGTCGGACACTCCGGCTCGATTGCGGATTCGAGTAACGCCGCAAACTCCTGCATCGTATCGCAGTTTTTCGCAAGCCGGATAAAAATATCGGAACTCAAACCCGCGATGTTTTGCTTTAATGGCTCTGCTTTTTTCAAACTCTGCGCAAGAGCGAGCATATCCCGCGGCCCTGCCCGCAGCGTACTGATTCGCGCGACGATTCTTTCGAGGTCTGCGAATTTTTTCAAAATCCCGCGTATTTCTTCGAGCGAACTTTTCTTATCGATTAATTCTTCAACGCCGTCCTGCCGCAGTTCGATTGCACCCAAATCGCACAAAGGCATACAAATCCACTGCCGAAACATCCTGCCGCCCATTCCCGTCAGCGTCCGGTCAATCGTCTCGACAAGCGAGCCTTTTCCGCCGCGGATTGTTGAAAGCACCTCAAGACTCCGCAGCGTTACCTGGTCGATTTGCAGATATTTTTTCTGCTCGACTAATTTTATACCTGAAATATGCCCCAGCGCGGTCTTTTGCGTTTCTTTGAGATATTCGATAATCGCACCGGCAGGACTTATGATACTGCTGTCGTCTTTTATGCCGAAGCCTTCGAGCGTCCTTGTATTAAAATGTCCGGTGAGCCGTTTAAAAGCGTCGTAAGGCTCAAAATACCAGCTTGGCCGGTAAGTTATCGCGGTACTGCCGCAGCGTTCGATTTGCGAGGCGAGTTTTTTTATTTCTTCGCTGAAAAGTTCGCCGCGTGCATCCGGCAAAATACATTCCGCAGGCGCAATTCTTAAAATTTCATCTACTACCGCACTTTCCGGAATCGTCCGCGCGAAAAATTGCCCTGTCGAAATATCAACCCAGCTTATTGCTGCGGTTTTGGAATTGAGTCCAACCGCGCAGAGAAAATTATTTTGCTTTTCCTCCAGCAGCATATCATCGGTCAGCGTGCCGGGCGTAATGATTCGAATGACATCACGTTTTACAACACCCTGTGCAAATTTTGGATTTTCGATTTGTTCGCAGACGGCCACTTTGTAGCCTGCTTTAATCATTTTCTTCAGATAGCTGTCAACCGCGTGAAAAGGCATCCCCGCCAGCGGAACAGGATTTTCGCCTTTGCTTCTGCTGGTTAGTGTAAGCCCGCAGACCTGCGAACAGATTTGCGCGTCTTTATAGAATGTCTCATAGAAATCTCCCATCCTGAAAAACAAAATACAGTCGGGATACTTCTTCTTGAACGTATCGTATTGCCTCATCGCAGGCGTTAATTTTTCCGGTTGTTGTGTCATAGTCGGGTATTATACAAAAATACTGTCTTTTAACAATACCCAACAAAAAAAGCCCTCATCACAAGGGCTTTTGATATTTTTGAATATTTGGAAAGGAATTACATTCTTTTTCTTCGCAGCAAAGCAGCACCCATACCAATCAAGCAAATTGTTGCTGGTTCCGGTATAACCTCACAGCCATAACAAACTGCCTGTACCTGCGTTCCATCTTCAAGGACAACTCCACCGCGATAAGTATCTTCTTCCGCAAGCGAAATCGTGCAATCTTCTGACACTGTAAATGTACACAAAACACCGCTTGCCAGTGGAGCATTTTCGTCATCATAATACCCCGAACCAAATTCAAGCGTAATGCCATTTGTGCCTATACCGCCTGATGAGCCTGGATCCATAGGATCAGCCAAAGGATCACCAAAATCTATCACAGTTCCATCGGGACCAATATTTATTGTTGCCGGATAAATCCCATATCCCGGATTCGATGCCGTAGATTCACCGGTATGATAATTACCAATTGCCAGAAAAACACCATCACTTGCATAAATATTTAGCGCAAAAGCCCGAACAAGTGAAGATTCGCTTGATGCGTCGTAGCTTAACTGTACAATGTGATTTCCGAGATCCTGACAGGAAATGACTACCGTACCAAATGAAAATGATGCTGACAAAAAAATGACAAGTAAACAAAGTGCCTTCTTCAATTTCTCTTCCTTTCCCAAAGTATCTAAAATTGTAAATAGTTAAGATATATTATACAAAATTCCACTCTTTTGTCAATAAATATACCTTTAAAAACCATAAGTACTTTATTTAAAAGAACTTTTGAGCAACGAGGCTATTAATTGTTTTATTCCCTCTTTATTTTCCGATACGGAGATTTGCTCAACTATTTTTACCTGCCTATCGGTAAAGCAGACGGTCTTTTTCAAGTCGAACTCTACAACACCAAGCGAGGTTTCAATTTCGTTTATAAGCTCTTTGATGCCGCTGCCGGTTTTCGCGCTGATTTTAAAACCATCCGCAAGAACATCCATCGCCAAATCGCATTTATTAATACAAAATATTACTTTTTCCGCGAAATCCGTGTAATCTGCGATTAAACCGTTTCCGTCTTTAATATACAAAACCAAATCCGCATTTTTTACCAACTCCGCCGTTCGTTTTTGCGATTCGGCATCGATTATATTTTTCTGACTCAACGCCGCGTCGAGACCTGCCGTATCGAAAATTTCCGCTTGAATATTTTTCAATCTGATTTTCGCACTAAGCCAGTCTCTTGTCGTACCTGCAATATCAGCCACGATTGCTTTTTCTTTTCCGCACAGATAATTGAACAGCGTGCTTTTCCCGCTATTGGGCGGCCCTGCGAGCACAATTTTTGCACCATTAATAAAATACGATGCGATTTTACTATCGGCCAAAATCTGTTCCGCACCTGCTTTTATATCCTCAAGACTCATCACATCAATATGTTTTGCAAACCATTCCGCCGTTTGTTTTAATCCCATTTTCGTTTGATGCTGAATTATTTTCGCACCGTCAAGCGTTGCCGCCTGTGCGATTGCAATTTCAGATTCGATTGCGATTGTGTTGCCGTCGTGTTTTTTGCACGCATGATACGCGATAATCTCCTGCGCATCGACGATTTTCGCACCGTGCTTTTTCAGCAGTTCTAAAATGTTCTCGACGATGATAGGATTGCCGTGGCAGTTAATGCTGAATGAATTTTCCCCTTCGCAGCCGATTATTACTTCATCGATAATCTTATCGCCGTCACAGATATTGCCGTGCAGGACGCTGCCGATTTTGTACGCAGAAGCAGAACATTTGAAAATCTTATGAATTACCTCATTCGCGCCTTCGCCCACAACCTGAACACCTGAAATCGCGGCAGCGCCCTTTGCCGTCATCACCCCCGCAAGTACAAAAGAATCTCTTTCCATTTTAATTAGTGTCTATTCGTGTTCATTCGTGGTTACATCTTCTCGCCAATATATTTCTTGAACGACAGCACAATGCCTTTTACAACAAGGTCATCGACAAATGAATCGACGAAATCGCATCCGCTCCGTATAATTTCCATATTTCCGCCGGTAACAACCGTCTGCGGCCATTTGCCAAGCTGTTCGGAATACAGCCTCGTAACAACTTCAATCGCTCCAATCGCGGAATAATACAAACCGTTATTAATTGCCTCTTCGGTATTTCTGCCGTAAGGTTTTTGCGGAGCTTTAACTTTTTCAATCTTCGGAAGCTGCGCCGTGTGCCTGTTCAGCCCATCGGCAGCGATATCGAACCCCGGCAAAATCACACCGCCGAGAAAAATGCCTTTATCATTGACCGCGTCGATTGTTACCGCCGTACCGAAATCCGCAACAATAACCGAATCTTCGACAACACAATACGCCGCGAACGCCGCCATTACTCTGTCAACACCAACCGCTTCGGGCTTATCAACATCCAGCCCCATCGGCAGCGGAATATCTTTGCCCAGTCCGATTTCGAGCGCTTTTTCGTCTAACTTTTCCTGCGCGATTTGCTTAACAACTTCAGTCCATTTCGGATTAACGCTTGCGATAACAATACGCGCATCACGTTTCTTATCCTTATCTTTTCCCGCCTTAACAAACGGCACGCGATTCCAGAAATTCTCCAAAACCGCAGTCAGTTCTTCAGTTTTTTCGCCGCTGGTCTTTTCAATACCCGCTTCGATATCCTCCAGAAACAATGCCGCTGTTATATTTGTATTACCAATGTCTATTGCAATAACGTTCATTTAACACCTTTTTTAACTATTAAATTTAATAATAAATGAGATGTTAACCGATTTCGCCTCACTTTTCACTATTTTTTAATTTCATAAGCCACCGGACTCGTATCAGAGCCATGAGTGCTGAAGCAAAGCGGAAGCCCCCGATTCTTCAGGAATTTGTTTGCCTTGAAAAACAAATTCAGAGGGGGTTAGCGAGCGGGTAGTTTCAGAGCCGCGACCGTTAGCGAGCGGGTAGTATCAGAGCCCCAAGCGTTAGCGCTGGGGTCAGCGATTGGTAATCGTCATGGTTTCTCAAATATTAAATTTTAAATTTCAAATTCGTTTCGCCCCGCTCTACATACCACAGAATCACATAATTCTTATCCCATCGGGGCAGCTTATTGAATCGTTTAGCCACGCCATCACTATGGCGTGGTTCACCTCGTAGGGGACGGCGATGCGGCAATCTCGTTTTCTTAAATCTTAAATTCGTTTTGTCCAACCTGTCAGATATGTCAGATGCGTCCTACTCGTCCTACTTGTCCAACACGTCAGACACATCCGCCCCGCCGGTAGTTATCGATTAAAAAATTCAAGTAAATTAAAGTACATTGGCTTTGTTTGATAAATCCCAATGCGTCCGTAATTATCTAAAAGCTGGAGCATTAACTTCCAAATTTTCTTTCGTTCAGAACAATCCGCTGGCAATAAATTTATCTTGTTAGCAAATTCAACAAATTTCCCATCCCAAGTTGTAGAATACATGCCTAATCGAGGATCATAACTGAATTTTAACAGACATTTCAATGCTAACAATTCATTTCCATCTGCTTTTTCACATATTGCTTGAATAATGAATTCTGGTACACCAAATGAATCGTCTTTACAGACTTTTCCATCTGTAAAATTAAGTGTTCCCAGTAACAAAGATAATGTTTTTTTAGCATCCAACGGACTTTTTTTTACCCAGTTAGTAAGCCCTATAGCTTCCTCAATTCTGTCAGGATGATCAAGGTTTTTCTTGAACCAATTATTTCTATATCGCCAATGTTCCTCTGCTTTTTGTTTATTAACATTGGTTGCATTTTCAAAGCCGGTTTTGAAAAAACTATTACTGCTATTTTTCGCTATTAACGAAGCATTATCATAATACAAATTTAATAGTTGTTTTGCCTTGAACCCCCAACCGTTAAAATAAGCTATTACGATGTGTTTACCTAAAAATTCTGATACTTTTTCACTATCCTTGGAAACATTTACGTCGTCTTCATTTTGTTGCAGAATAGCTTTTTCATAAATTCCTTTTTTGACAAGAAATTTATAAAGAGGGATATAAGGTCTTGCCCATTTCAAATATGTGTACCAAATAATTTGCCAATTCTTTTCGTTAATAAGCAAGTCTATATTCTTTTTAAACCATTTTTCGTTTGAATAAAATAGTTGTGTCATTCTATTTCCAAACACACTCAATCTGAATGGCTCGGAAGTTTCTAACAAATAATCACATAGCTCGATATATCTGGGCAAATACATCAAATCATAATTATAATCTATTCTATTAATATTATCCGCTTCTGCTTTCAAGGGCTTTGTCTTGCCTTTTAGAAAAACTGCAAAATCTATAAGCGCCTCAAATGCCACACCTGTAACCCTGTTACAGCTTATTTGAACTAAATCGGAATCTGATTCTCCTGCACAATCCCAACTTTTTACCAAGAACGCAATAATGCTTAATAATCTATTAATATTTTCACTATTAAATTCCATTGTCGTTTTTATTTGCCAAGCCTGTCCAATTATATTGGCGATGGCCAAATATATCTCATAAGTATCATCATGAAGTTCTTTTGCAGAGGGTAATTTCTTGAAAGAATTTTCCGCAAGAGTAAAAAACTGTTGCCAGTCAAATACTTCATTTTCTGGAATTCCGGTATTGTCTCTTAAAGCATTAAAATAACTTCTTAGGAAATCTGAAGGTATTTTAAACAATTCATTCAGGTCGGCATGTAAATATTCCATCCGTTTTGCTTTTACAACCTTTTGAAAAGCCCCTCTCAATCCCTCTTTGGGTGTTTGCCACAAATGCCCCTTTGTCTTTTTTATATCGGAATAATTTTTTTCATCCTGCAGATATAAAAGCACTTCTTGTACGGACATATTACTTAATTCATTTGCGGTTTTAGGAGAATTCTCATCTTCCGCCACATCTCTTACCTCCCCAAATTCTATGATAGGTCTTGGTTTAACGTTATCTTCTGTGGTGCCAGATTTGGTAAAAAAATCGTTATATGATTTTTGGAAGGCCGGCAAATCTTTCACTATGTACAATTTTCGTGCTTTTCGAGAGTTTTTTATTTTCTCAATTTCTTCTTCTAACTTTAGTTCAGATTTTTCCTTTTTCAACCATTCATCAATATTGG includes the following:
- a CDS encoding 50S ribosome-binding GTPase, whose translation is MERDSFVLAGVMTAKGAAAISGVQVVGEGANEVIHKIFKCSASAYKIGSVLHGNICDGDKIIDEVIIGCEGENSFSINCHGNPIIVENILELLKKHGAKIVDAQEIIAYHACKKHDGNTIAIESEIAIAQAATLDGAKIIQHQTKMGLKQTAEWFAKHIDVMSLEDIKAGAEQILADSKIASYFINGAKIVLAGPPNSGKSTLFNYLCGKEKAIVADIAGTTRDWLSAKIRLKNIQAEIFDTAGLDAALSQKNIIDAESQKRTAELVKNADLVLYIKDGNGLIADYTDFAEKVIFCINKCDLAMDVLADGFKISAKTGSGIKELINEIETSLGVVEFDLKKTVCFTDRQVKIVEQISVSENKEGIKQLIASLLKSSFK
- a CDS encoding type III pantothenate kinase — its product is MNVIAIDIGNTNITAALFLEDIEAGIEKTSGEKTEELTAVLENFWNRVPFVKAGKDKDKKRDARIVIASVNPKWTEVVKQIAQEKLDEKALEIGLGKDIPLPMGLDVDKPEAVGVDRVMAAFAAYCVVEDSVIVADFGTAVTIDAVNDKGIFLGGVILPGFDIAADGLNRHTAQLPKIEKVKAPQKPYGRNTEEAINNGLYYSAIGAIEVVTRLYSEQLGKWPQTVVTGGNMEIIRSGCDFVDSFVDDLVVKGIVLSFKKYIGEKM
- a CDS encoding PEP-CTERM sorting domain-containing protein — encoded protein: MKKALCLLVIFLSASFSFGTVVISCQDLGNHIVQLSYDASSESSLVRAFALNIYASDGVFLAIGNYHTGESTASNPGYGIYPATINIGPDGTVIDFGDPLADPMDPGSSGGIGTNGITLEFGSGYYDDENAPLASGVLCTFTVSEDCTISLAEEDTYRGGVVLEDGTQVQAVCYGCEVIPEPATICLIGMGAALLRRKRM
- the mutS gene encoding DNA mismatch repair protein MutS translates to MTQQPEKLTPAMRQYDTFKKKYPDCILFFRMGDFYETFYKDAQICSQVCGLTLTSRSKGENPVPLAGMPFHAVDSYLKKMIKAGYKVAVCEQIENPKFAQGVVKRDVIRIITPGTLTDDMLLEEKQNNFLCAVGLNSKTAAISWVDISTGQFFARTIPESAVVDEILRIAPAECILPDARGELFSEEIKKLASQIERCGSTAITYRPSWYFEPYDAFKRLTGHFNTRTLEGFGIKDDSSIISPAGAIIEYLKETQKTALGHISGIKLVEQKKYLQIDQVTLRSLEVLSTIRGGKGSLVETIDRTLTGMGGRMFRQWICMPLCDLGAIELRQDGVEELIDKKSSLEEIRGILKKFADLERIVARISTLRAGPRDMLALAQSLKKAEPLKQNIAGLSSDIFIRLAKNCDTMQEFAALLESAIEPECPTHLRDGGVIKAGFNAELDELKNISKDARSFLAQYQQREIERTGIANLKVGFNSVFGYYIEISNSNSDKAPADYVRKQTIKNAERYITDELKKYEEKILTAGEKSLELEQKIFEQLRVQCCGFIQKIMALAEIVATIDCISAFSHLAVSHGYTRPKMTNGKELVIVDGKHPVLADILGSEFVPNDVELGSGNKDGSTSLTTGDVMIITGPNMSGKSTFIRQTALLVLLAQTGSFIPAKQAVIGLADRIFTRVGASDEIVRGQSTFMVEMTETANIVNNATDKSLVILDEVGRGTSTYDGLSLAWAITEHIANHLKCRTLFATHYHELTALAELLVNVKNCNVAVREWMDEVVFLHKIVAGGTDKSYGIHVAKLAGIPKTILERSKEILAELENTFQKEAGGEKLTKQRTKEPQEGMLFDQKEKDVLERIKSLDVNNLTPIQAINLLTEIREFLKKQ
- a CDS encoding DUF4190 domain-containing protein, with the translated sequence MYCQKCGADNLENAGICQSCGGVFVYSKPIKTSGMAITSMILSVSCFPFLGVFGIVWILGLVFGLIALNRINKSGGQLKGKGFAIAGIAVSSTGLAILLTLVGVLLIFNSASTVSIHKKLKMQEESKLPEIAGVVQVVYVDGDPNNNCTLPLFVKEQLHDDNEITGQIECPSPIGKPVIVKWEFTGEDGGEELYNFNITIPGEDKTKVFVKTVEYDGEKEVVYKDETVKVVLTPVEK